A single Anatilimnocola floriformis DNA region contains:
- a CDS encoding DUF2294 domain-containing protein, with product MKTLGEIEAAVCEGISRFEQEYMGRGPKHISAHLLGDLLVIRLQGVLTSAEQHLVTTLPPEKGRDLLKQVRTQLIEIARPKLDTMIQGIVGVRSLSLHHDISTITGEEVVIFTLSEVPQCREAKKK from the coding sequence TTGAAGACCCTGGGAGAGATTGAAGCCGCTGTCTGTGAAGGCATCTCGCGTTTCGAGCAAGAGTACATGGGGCGTGGCCCGAAGCACATCTCTGCGCACTTGCTGGGCGATCTGCTAGTGATTCGCCTGCAAGGGGTTTTGACCTCCGCCGAACAACACCTCGTGACCACCTTGCCGCCTGAAAAGGGGCGAGATTTGCTCAAACAAGTTCGCACACAACTCATCGAGATCGCCAGGCCAAAGCTGGATACGATGATTCAAGGCATAGTCGGAGTCAGATCTCTGAGCTTGCACCACGATATAAGTACGATTACGGGCGAAGAAGTGGTGATCTTCACGCTGAGTGAGGTGCCGCAATGTCGCGAAGCAAAGAAAAAGTGA
- a CDS encoding DUF2294 domain-containing protein yields the protein MKQSATEMAKQVALIASDFQRRQTGHAPQSVTVVLSEDTLVITLLEALTPAEKALSQSPQGAAQVQDFHRQLFASSVEEMRQEIKRITGRQVREAATEVETATGTVVHAFTTGAMVQVFLLTPNTPASQSPGNADDLQIGQADDDGLRPVPDAGA from the coding sequence ATGAAACAATCCGCAACAGAAATGGCGAAACAAGTCGCGCTCATCGCTAGCGATTTTCAGCGGCGGCAAACCGGGCACGCCCCGCAATCCGTAACGGTGGTGCTTAGCGAGGACACTTTGGTCATTACGTTACTTGAGGCCCTTACTCCGGCGGAGAAAGCACTTTCCCAGTCGCCGCAAGGAGCGGCCCAAGTGCAAGACTTTCACCGACAACTTTTTGCGAGTTCCGTTGAGGAAATGCGACAAGAGATCAAGCGGATCACTGGTCGACAAGTGCGTGAAGCGGCCACAGAAGTCGAAACAGCAACTGGAACCGTCGTTCACGCATTCACAACCGGAGCGATGGTCCAGGTGTTCTTGCTCACGCCGAACACACCCGCGAGTCAGTCACCAGGCAATGCCGACGACCTTCAGATTGGGCAAGCCGATGACGACGGACTTCGCCCCGTGCCCGACGCCGGTGCTTAA
- a CDS encoding Na-translocating system protein MpsC family protein, translated as MTLTESTLRVLIVDDNRDGADALGLVVETFGNQVHVTYGGSQALDVATAFRPDLMLIDLAMPDMDGCVLANRFRQASEFARTRIVAITGHADEGHRTLAMKAGFDAVLAKPVALKDIEGVLDGVKGVFTGQSRKPRSESGNLGTRSRLPIGEARRIRSERPSKALTQTESQAAICEGIINFQEEYMGLRSEQIHSHFIKDLLVVRIHGTLTLAERQLGKALSPEKGRDLIKQTRKQLVELARPMLESLVHEVTGVKVRSMHHDISTVTGEEVILFTLVDPPRFG; from the coding sequence ATGACACTGACCGAGTCAACATTACGGGTACTAATTGTTGACGACAACCGAGATGGCGCAGATGCGTTGGGCTTGGTGGTGGAAACCTTCGGCAACCAAGTTCATGTGACCTACGGCGGGAGCCAGGCGCTCGACGTTGCAACTGCATTTCGGCCCGATCTGATGCTCATTGATCTCGCCATGCCCGACATGGATGGTTGCGTTCTTGCTAATCGCTTTCGGCAGGCTTCTGAATTTGCTCGCACCAGGATCGTTGCGATCACAGGTCATGCGGACGAAGGACATCGAACATTGGCGATGAAGGCAGGCTTCGATGCTGTGCTTGCCAAGCCAGTTGCTCTCAAAGATATTGAAGGAGTCTTGGACGGAGTAAAGGGTGTCTTTACAGGCCAGTCGCGAAAGCCCCGAAGCGAAAGTGGAAACCTCGGAACACGCTCCCGATTGCCCATCGGCGAAGCCCGACGAATCCGAAGCGAACGCCCGTCGAAAGCTCTAACGCAGACAGAAAGTCAAGCAGCAATCTGTGAAGGGATCATCAACTTTCAAGAGGAATACATGGGATTGCGGTCGGAGCAGATTCACTCCCACTTCATCAAAGACCTCTTGGTTGTACGCATTCACGGGACGTTGACATTAGCCGAGCGACAACTGGGCAAAGCATTGTCTCCAGAGAAAGGCCGTGATCTTATCAAACAGACACGGAAGCAACTTGTGGAATTGGCTCGCCCGATGTTGGAATCGCTGGTCCACGAGGTCACGGGCGTAAAAGTGCGGAGTATGCACCATGACATCAGTACCGTGACTGGCGAAGAGGTGATCCTCTTTACGTTGGTTGACCCGCCACGTTTTGGATAG
- a CDS encoding PAS domain S-box protein: MFDASPRSALVVIADEGRRHALNQPLQKVGFKIRNATNGAEGLRFAMEMPDIIILDLQLPDMSGFEVCCRLKAHASTADIPVVHLSDSPVVVDEFKAHLERGDEAYLTHPVDAVELLATVEALIQARQSERRFGSFLEAAPDAVVIIDQNGKIVRVNGQAERMFGQGRDDLLGQVVETLLPESYRDKHREQRVGYLANPATRPMGSGLRLRGLRKDGTEFPVEISLSPIFEREGILVASIIRDVSERSRIEALLQESELRYRRLFETAKDGILILDTESGRITDANQFMSEMLGHSHEHFLGKELWEIGVFSDRAALEAAVRTLQDKGYIRFEHLPLETDRGSLVEVEIVANAYREGTHKVIQCNIRDITERSKLENSLVDLHRRKDEFLAMLSHELRNPLAPIINAVQLLSLQKQEDKLQHQARQIIERQVGQLTRLIDDLLEVSRITSGRIHLQRERVGLNGVVERGVETTRPLLDQHHHELTVSLSSQPIWVNADPARLEQIVVNLLTNAAKYTADGGAIVITVHREGDKAVLRVRDSGVGIAPELLPHIFELFTQAERSLDRSQGGLGIGLCLVQRLVEMHDGKVEASSTLGQGSEFVVHLPIITTPAVPPTSINHIAAESDGIALRVLVVDDNMDSAQSLGMLLEVTGHDVQLAYDGPTGLQASIDYQPNVVLLDIGLPGLDGFEVAKRIRELPALKNIVLVAMTGYGNVADVRRSDDAGFNHHLVKPANFLKIKEILATVSEKVI, from the coding sequence ATGTTTGATGCTTCACCGCGTTCGGCGCTGGTTGTCATTGCCGACGAAGGGAGGCGGCACGCACTCAACCAACCGCTCCAAAAAGTAGGCTTCAAAATCCGAAACGCAACCAATGGAGCTGAAGGACTTCGCTTTGCGATGGAAATGCCGGACATCATCATCCTTGATCTCCAACTTCCCGACATGAGCGGCTTCGAGGTCTGCTGCCGCCTGAAAGCACACGCTTCGACCGCAGATATTCCGGTTGTGCACCTGTCGGATTCCCCCGTCGTCGTCGATGAGTTCAAGGCACATCTGGAACGAGGTGACGAAGCCTATTTGACCCATCCGGTAGACGCCGTTGAACTGCTGGCGACGGTCGAGGCGTTGATTCAGGCCAGGCAATCCGAGCGACGGTTCGGGAGCTTTCTGGAAGCAGCCCCAGATGCGGTTGTCATTATTGATCAAAACGGCAAGATCGTGCGGGTAAATGGACAGGCCGAAAGAATGTTCGGTCAAGGACGGGATGATTTGTTGGGGCAGGTAGTTGAAACCCTTTTGCCGGAAAGCTATCGCGACAAGCACCGAGAGCAGCGTGTCGGATATCTAGCGAATCCTGCCACTCGGCCAATGGGATCAGGTTTGAGGCTCCGAGGACTACGTAAAGATGGCACCGAGTTCCCTGTCGAAATCAGCCTCAGCCCCATTTTTGAGCGTGAGGGCATTCTGGTCGCCAGCATTATCCGGGATGTTTCCGAACGCAGCCGAATTGAAGCTCTGTTACAGGAATCAGAATTGCGATATCGCCGGCTGTTCGAGACGGCTAAGGATGGCATTCTGATCCTCGACACAGAGAGTGGGAGAATTACTGACGCCAATCAGTTCATGAGCGAAATGTTAGGGCATTCCCATGAGCATTTCTTGGGCAAGGAACTGTGGGAGATCGGAGTGTTTAGCGACAGAGCGGCCCTTGAAGCCGCTGTGCGAACACTTCAAGACAAGGGATACATTCGCTTCGAACACTTGCCATTAGAAACCGACCGTGGATCGCTAGTTGAAGTTGAGATCGTCGCCAATGCCTATCGAGAAGGCACGCACAAGGTTATCCAATGCAACATTCGAGATATCACAGAACGCAGCAAGTTGGAAAACTCGCTGGTCGACTTACACCGTCGCAAGGACGAGTTCTTGGCAATGCTCAGTCATGAACTGCGCAATCCGCTGGCCCCGATTATCAACGCTGTGCAACTGCTGAGTCTTCAGAAGCAGGAAGACAAACTCCAGCATCAGGCGCGCCAAATCATTGAGCGCCAAGTGGGACAATTGACTCGGCTCATTGATGATCTGCTCGAAGTCTCTCGAATCACCAGCGGAAGAATTCATCTTCAACGCGAACGAGTCGGGTTGAATGGTGTGGTGGAACGTGGTGTCGAGACGACCCGCCCACTGCTAGATCAGCACCATCATGAACTCACGGTTTCCCTTTCATCGCAGCCAATTTGGGTCAACGCCGACCCGGCCCGACTCGAACAAATCGTTGTCAATTTGCTGACAAATGCGGCGAAATACACTGCTGACGGTGGAGCAATTGTGATTACGGTTCACCGAGAGGGAGATAAAGCGGTGCTGCGAGTGCGGGATTCCGGCGTCGGCATCGCCCCAGAACTGCTCCCCCATATTTTCGAACTTTTTACTCAGGCCGAGCGATCCCTAGATCGTTCACAAGGCGGGCTGGGCATCGGCCTCTGCCTGGTGCAGCGACTGGTGGAAATGCACGATGGCAAAGTGGAGGCTAGTAGCACATTGGGACAAGGAAGCGAATTTGTTGTGCATCTGCCGATCATCACGACTCCTGCAGTTCCACCGACGTCAATAAATCACATCGCAGCCGAATCGGACGGAATAGCATTGCGAGTGCTGGTGGTGGACGACAATATGGACTCGGCCCAATCACTGGGCATGCTGCTGGAAGTTACGGGTCATGACGTGCAATTGGCTTACGACGGTCCAACCGGATTACAGGCCAGCATTGATTACCAACCAAACGTCGTGCTGTTGGATATCGGGTTGCCAGGCCTTGATGGGTTTGAAGTTGCCAAACGCATCCGTGAACTACCCGCACTCAAGAACATTGTCTTGGTCGCCATGACTGGCTATGGAAATGTGGCAGACGTGCGGCGCTCGGATGATGCCGGGTTCAATCACCATTTGGTCAAACCCGCGAACTTCTTGAAGATCAAAGAGATTCTGGCGACTGTCTCAGAGAAAGTGATCTGA
- a CDS encoding S49 family peptidase, with protein sequence MQTRGIKSLVISAIAFFLALAAGCHGRPVVMTGSGNVGVDLAPTPRKLPVIPMATSQRALANNECLVAVIDVDGILTNAEATGVGSWGENPVALFRERLDAVAKDGRIQAIVVRINTPGGSVTASDIMRRDLNRFKEKTKLPVVACLMDVGAGGGYYLATAADQIVAHPTSVTGAIGCSLNLYNLQDLLAQFNIASVPILAGKNVDLGSPLKPLDDERRHMLQAMADEFHQRFRNLVVQSRPEVENLDTTFDGRVFTAKQALELKLVDDLGYLDDAVAIAREMANVPRADVVFFHRPGDPALSPYAITPNKPLQNTLVPVSIPGMDRSRLPAFLYMWQIDPAAETIGGK encoded by the coding sequence ATGCAAACTCGCGGAATCAAATCACTGGTGATCTCCGCCATCGCATTTTTCTTGGCTCTGGCCGCCGGTTGTCATGGCCGGCCTGTCGTCATGACTGGTTCCGGGAATGTGGGCGTTGACCTGGCGCCGACGCCGCGCAAATTGCCTGTCATCCCGATGGCGACATCGCAGCGCGCCTTGGCAAACAACGAGTGCCTGGTCGCGGTCATCGATGTCGATGGCATTTTGACCAATGCTGAAGCCACCGGCGTGGGATCGTGGGGCGAAAATCCGGTCGCTCTCTTTCGCGAGCGCCTCGACGCCGTGGCGAAAGACGGCCGCATTCAGGCAATCGTCGTGCGGATCAACACTCCCGGCGGCAGCGTGACGGCCAGCGACATCATGCGGCGGGATCTCAATCGATTTAAAGAAAAGACCAAGCTGCCGGTCGTCGCCTGCCTGATGGATGTCGGCGCGGGAGGCGGATATTACTTGGCGACGGCTGCGGATCAGATCGTGGCTCATCCCACTTCGGTCACGGGCGCCATCGGCTGTTCGCTGAACTTATACAACCTGCAAGACTTGCTGGCCCAGTTCAACATCGCGAGCGTTCCCATCCTCGCGGGCAAGAACGTTGACTTGGGCTCACCCCTAAAGCCGCTGGATGATGAACGCCGTCACATGCTGCAAGCGATGGCGGACGAATTTCATCAGCGATTTCGCAATCTGGTGGTGCAATCGCGGCCGGAAGTCGAGAATCTCGACACCACCTTCGATGGCCGGGTGTTCACCGCGAAGCAGGCGTTGGAACTGAAGCTGGTCGACGATCTTGGTTATCTCGACGATGCGGTCGCCATCGCGCGTGAAATGGCGAATGTGCCGCGGGCCGATGTGGTGTTCTTCCACCGCCCGGGCGATCCCGCCCTTTCTCCGTATGCGATCACTCCGAACAAGCCGCTGCAAAACACGCTCGTGCCGGTTAGCATTCCGGGCATGGACCGGAGCCGACTGCCGGCGTTTCTCTACATGTGGCAAATTGACCCAGCGGCCGAAACCATCGGCGGAAAATAA
- a CDS encoding response regulator encodes MNRSILIVDDNPDQVDSLARWFILDGWHVVGVIHPRQALEAASFQQFQVALLDLSLPEIDGIQLMRQLKRTQEVLQVILLSGHDVPASEAKAAGAFACLTKPCGLALLKARVNEAFEQAASACELNAV; translated from the coding sequence ATGAACCGTTCCATTTTGATCGTTGACGACAACCCTGATCAAGTTGATTCTTTGGCTCGCTGGTTCATCCTCGACGGATGGCACGTGGTTGGCGTTATCCATCCGCGGCAGGCACTGGAAGCAGCGAGTTTCCAACAGTTCCAAGTCGCGCTGCTCGACCTCAGCCTACCGGAAATTGACGGCATTCAACTGATGCGTCAACTAAAGCGGACCCAGGAAGTCCTTCAAGTCATCCTCTTATCCGGCCACGACGTTCCCGCGTCCGAAGCTAAAGCTGCGGGGGCATTCGCGTGTCTCACGAAGCCATGTGGGCTAGCGCTGCTAAAGGCCAGGGTAAATGAAGCGTTCGAGCAAGCAGCGTCCGCCTGCGAATTAAACGCTGTTTGA
- a CDS encoding ABC transporter permease codes for MNLLVVAYRNLQRRRSRSTLTIAGIAIAVAAIVALVGVAESLESSFLSLYDRRGADLVVQRRNGAVQLSKGIPLALGEQIRGLEQTKEVIAGLMDMVAFEDAGLFMVIVNGWEPDCPVLDRVTLTKGRRLQVGDRRQVMLGRILAENLQKSVGDTIEIYAQPFEVVGIFESFSVFENGAVFMLLDELQRQMDRPGQVTGFVVQARQHGNPRAIQELRQKIEALDAEVAAVPCAEFVAGLSQMRVAHLMSQIVSAIALVIGASGVLNTMVISVLERRGELGALRAMGWPRRRVMMLIVTEAIMLASIASVLGIAVGTSVIWGLAHWQMTSNLVQGDLSLSAWLTGAFMALLMAVVGAIVPAYQAANVAPATAMRGL; via the coding sequence ATGAACCTGCTTGTCGTCGCTTATCGCAATCTGCAACGCCGCCGTTCGCGCTCGACGCTCACGATCGCGGGCATTGCGATCGCCGTCGCTGCGATCGTCGCGCTGGTGGGTGTGGCCGAGTCGCTTGAGTCTTCTTTTCTGTCGCTCTATGACCGGCGGGGAGCAGATCTGGTGGTGCAGCGGCGGAATGGCGCGGTGCAGTTGTCGAAGGGGATTCCTCTCGCGCTCGGCGAGCAAATCCGCGGGCTGGAGCAAACCAAAGAAGTGATTGCGGGCTTGATGGACATGGTGGCCTTTGAAGACGCCGGCCTGTTCATGGTGATTGTGAATGGCTGGGAGCCTGATTGTCCGGTGCTCGATCGTGTGACTTTAACCAAGGGCCGCCGCTTGCAAGTCGGTGATCGACGGCAGGTCATGCTGGGGCGGATTCTCGCGGAGAACTTGCAGAAATCGGTGGGAGACACGATCGAGATCTATGCGCAGCCGTTCGAGGTCGTCGGTATCTTCGAGAGCTTCAGTGTGTTTGAAAACGGCGCGGTGTTCATGCTGCTGGATGAACTGCAGCGGCAAATGGATCGGCCCGGGCAAGTGACGGGCTTTGTGGTGCAAGCTCGGCAGCATGGTAATCCGCGGGCGATACAGGAACTGCGGCAGAAGATTGAAGCGCTCGATGCCGAAGTGGCCGCGGTGCCGTGCGCGGAATTTGTCGCGGGCCTGAGTCAAATGCGGGTCGCCCATTTGATGTCGCAGATTGTTTCGGCGATTGCGCTCGTGATCGGCGCCAGCGGCGTGTTGAACACGATGGTGATCAGCGTGCTGGAGCGGCGCGGCGAACTGGGCGCGCTCCGCGCGATGGGTTGGCCGCGGCGACGCGTCATGATGCTCATTGTGACCGAAGCAATCATGCTCGCCAGCATAGCCAGCGTGTTGGGAATTGCGGTGGGGACGAGCGTGATTTGGGGATTGGCTCACTGGCAAATGACATCGAACCTGGTGCAGGGTGATCTCTCACTCTCTGCCTGGCTCACAGGAGCATTCATGGCGCTGCTGATGGCCGTTGTCGGCGCGATCGTGCCTGCTTATCAAGCCGCAAATGTAGCGCCGGCGACTGCGATGCGCGGTTTGTGA
- a CDS encoding response regulator codes for MTTDFAPCPTPVLKQMHIPGTLIVKEDRLDTQQIKAWLSADAALSTPAPVANHVQCRQPSTRWELSRTRRTLPLRLRTLHVLVVDNDQEQADELGRWLRCGGHNPRIAYDGQTALRMAAKLHPQLVLLNLEMPHMDGCQVTRQLRLDFPKEECFIIGVTWRTDAERRSQSIQAGIDLLLIKPIELFLVETLLLLEMVRAQRLLASKTARLIGEGNLNGPK; via the coding sequence ATGACGACGGACTTCGCCCCGTGCCCGACGCCGGTGCTTAAACAAATGCACATACCAGGAACGCTCATCGTTAAGGAAGACAGATTGGACACCCAGCAAATCAAAGCTTGGTTATCAGCGGATGCGGCACTATCGACTCCCGCCCCGGTAGCAAATCACGTTCAGTGCCGGCAGCCTTCGACTCGATGGGAATTAAGTCGAACACGACGCACGTTGCCACTTCGGCTACGAACTCTTCACGTCCTGGTTGTCGACAACGATCAAGAACAGGCTGACGAACTCGGCAGGTGGCTACGTTGCGGCGGACACAATCCTCGCATCGCTTATGACGGCCAAACCGCACTTCGTATGGCTGCAAAGCTTCACCCTCAGCTTGTGCTGCTGAATCTTGAAATGCCGCATATGGATGGGTGCCAAGTCACCCGACAACTGCGACTCGACTTTCCTAAAGAGGAATGCTTCATCATCGGCGTCACGTGGCGAACCGATGCAGAACGACGAAGTCAATCTATCCAGGCAGGCATTGACCTGTTGCTGATCAAGCCCATCGAACTGTTTCTCGTGGAAACCTTGCTGTTGCTGGAGATGGTAAGGGCGCAGCGATTGCTTGCGTCGAAGACTGCCAGACTCATTGGCGAGGGTAACCTGAACGGTCCGAAATGA
- the mgtA gene encoding magnesium-translocating P-type ATPase — protein sequence MRSTSHSQVLPKKLPSTIPHHKPQIEVSRALVEAAALDVATVYLRAATRPAGLTTEEAATRLADHGPNVLAKDRRASPGKLLYNAVINPLVILLLVLAGVSFATGDVRAGVVMSMMIALGAGLKLVQEARADSAAAKLKAMISVTATVVRDGQPRELAIAQIVPGDVVKLAAGDMIPGDVRLTEAKDLFVTQGTLTGESFPVEKFAVEKHAAAAPLELTSIAFLGTSVESGSATAVVVGTGMKTYLGGMAQLLTEQTPQTAFDHGITRFTWLMLSFILVMVPLVFVINGLTKGTWGSAFFFAVAVAVGLTPEMLPMIVAVCLSKGALTMSRKKVIMKRLNAIQNLGAMDVLCTDKTGTLTMDHVILEKHCDVTLKEDDGVLALAYMNSHFQTGLKNILDRSILAHTETHAHAAIPEYEKVDEIPFDFQRRIMTVVVRTPKDMDLVISKGAPEEIFARCNEFELDGKRLSMDHLFIEELKEEYEQLSADGFRVLAIASKYVTPRGVVVGHPTPYSKADECDLTLNGYVAFFDPPKETAKSAIKALEGHGISVKVVTGDNERVACKVCKDVGLATEFVLLGSEVEKLTDDQLAAAVDKTTLFARVSPAHKQRIIAALQSRQHIVGFMGDGINDAPALRTADIGISVDTAVDIAKESADMILLEKSLMVLEEGVVEGRKVFVNIVKYVRMGASSNFGNMFSVLGASVFVPFLPLAPIQILANNMLYDISQTAIPTDNVDPEQIEKPRPWDIRQLTRFIIFIGPCSSIFDYTTFFMMLYLFDCWDVSTPEAAAYSASLFQTGWFVESLLTQTVIIHVIRTNRIPFLQSIASWQLLLVSAIIITVGVALPNTPIGKYLGFTSLPALYWPLLGITLLCYLFVTQIVKMWLLRRKWI from the coding sequence ATGCGTTCGACGAGCCACTCCCAAGTGTTGCCGAAAAAATTGCCCTCGACCATTCCACATCACAAACCACAGATCGAGGTCTCTCGGGCGCTTGTGGAAGCGGCCGCGCTGGACGTGGCGACTGTGTATCTCCGTGCAGCGACCCGACCGGCAGGACTCACAACAGAGGAAGCAGCCACGCGATTGGCGGACCATGGCCCCAACGTCTTGGCCAAGGACCGACGAGCTAGTCCTGGCAAGTTGCTCTATAACGCGGTGATCAATCCCTTGGTGATTTTGCTGCTGGTATTGGCAGGGGTCTCGTTTGCAACTGGAGATGTGCGTGCAGGGGTCGTCATGTCGATGATGATTGCCCTGGGCGCTGGATTGAAACTCGTACAGGAAGCCCGCGCCGATAGCGCGGCAGCGAAGCTCAAGGCCATGATCTCGGTGACGGCGACCGTCGTACGCGATGGCCAACCGCGTGAACTCGCAATTGCGCAGATCGTACCCGGCGATGTGGTGAAGCTTGCCGCCGGAGATATGATTCCCGGTGACGTGCGACTAACCGAGGCAAAAGATTTATTCGTGACTCAGGGGACGCTAACAGGCGAGAGCTTCCCAGTGGAGAAGTTTGCTGTCGAGAAGCACGCGGCGGCGGCGCCTCTGGAACTAACCAGCATCGCGTTCCTAGGAACCAGTGTCGAGAGTGGATCGGCAACCGCAGTGGTCGTCGGTACTGGGATGAAAACCTACCTGGGCGGCATGGCTCAACTATTGACCGAGCAGACGCCGCAGACTGCGTTTGACCATGGAATTACTCGCTTCACTTGGTTGATGCTGAGTTTCATCTTGGTCATGGTGCCGCTTGTTTTTGTTATCAACGGGCTGACCAAAGGGACGTGGGGTAGCGCGTTTTTCTTCGCAGTGGCGGTGGCCGTCGGCCTAACGCCCGAGATGCTTCCGATGATTGTGGCGGTCTGCTTGTCGAAGGGCGCGCTAACAATGAGCCGCAAGAAGGTGATCATGAAGCGGCTCAACGCCATCCAGAATCTTGGGGCGATGGACGTGCTGTGTACGGACAAGACCGGCACCCTGACCATGGATCATGTCATTTTAGAAAAGCACTGCGACGTAACGCTGAAGGAAGACGATGGCGTGCTGGCGCTGGCTTACATGAACAGTCATTTTCAGACCGGATTGAAGAACATCCTCGACCGCTCGATTCTTGCCCACACGGAGACGCACGCGCACGCCGCCATCCCCGAGTATGAGAAGGTGGACGAGATTCCGTTCGACTTCCAACGCCGCATCATGACCGTGGTGGTTCGCACGCCCAAAGATATGGATCTTGTTATTAGTAAAGGAGCACCCGAGGAGATTTTCGCACGCTGTAACGAGTTCGAACTCGACGGGAAGCGGCTCTCGATGGACCACCTCTTCATCGAAGAACTCAAGGAGGAATACGAGCAGCTTAGTGCCGATGGCTTTCGGGTGCTCGCCATTGCCAGCAAATACGTGACGCCGCGAGGAGTTGTTGTGGGACACCCTACGCCTTACTCGAAGGCGGACGAGTGCGATCTCACGCTGAATGGCTATGTGGCGTTCTTCGATCCGCCCAAGGAAACAGCAAAGTCGGCCATCAAAGCCTTAGAGGGCCACGGCATCAGCGTGAAAGTCGTGACTGGCGACAATGAGCGGGTAGCCTGTAAGGTCTGCAAGGACGTGGGGTTAGCGACCGAATTTGTTTTGCTTGGCAGTGAGGTCGAGAAGCTGACTGACGATCAACTCGCCGCTGCCGTGGATAAGACCACACTTTTCGCACGTGTCTCGCCTGCCCACAAGCAGCGCATCATCGCAGCGCTGCAATCCCGGCAGCACATCGTCGGCTTCATGGGTGATGGCATTAACGACGCGCCTGCCTTAAGGACAGCCGATATTGGCATCAGCGTCGATACAGCTGTAGACATTGCCAAGGAATCGGCAGACATGATCCTGCTGGAGAAGTCGCTAATGGTCCTTGAAGAGGGCGTGGTTGAAGGGCGCAAGGTCTTCGTCAACATCGTCAAGTATGTTCGCATGGGGGCCAGCAGCAACTTCGGGAATATGTTCAGTGTGCTGGGTGCCAGCGTCTTTGTCCCATTCCTGCCGCTTGCGCCGATTCAGATTCTGGCGAATAACATGCTTTACGATATTAGTCAAACCGCCATCCCCACGGACAACGTGGATCCCGAGCAGATCGAAAAGCCGCGTCCCTGGGACATTCGGCAGTTAACTCGCTTTATTATCTTCATTGGCCCATGTTCCTCAATTTTCGACTATACCACCTTCTTCATGATGCTGTATCTGTTTGATTGCTGGGACGTTTCGACGCCTGAGGCCGCCGCGTACAGCGCGAGCCTCTTTCAAACGGGCTGGTTTGTGGAAAGCCTGCTGACGCAAACCGTCATCATCCATGTCATCCGCACCAATCGAATCCCGTTCCTACAAAGCATCGCATCGTGGCAGCTCCTTTTGGTGTCCGCGATTATCATCACCGTCGGCGTCGCTTTGCCGAATACGCCCATTGGCAAGTATCTGGGATTTACCAGTCTGCCCGCCTTGTACTGGCCTCTATTGGGAATCACTCTGCTGTGCTACTTGTTCGTGACACAAATCGTAAAGATGTGGCTGCTGCGGCGAAAGTGGATCTGA